The Haloarchaeobius amylolyticus genome window below encodes:
- a CDS encoding DUF7557 family protein, producing the protein MPTIEISERTQERLDALREEDETDDELITELINIYEASERTLFHAGD; encoded by the coding sequence ATGCCGACCATCGAGATCAGCGAGAGGACGCAGGAACGACTCGACGCCCTCCGCGAGGAGGACGAGACAGACGACGAACTCATCACCGAACTCATCAACATCTACGAGGCGAGCGAGCGGACCCTGTTCCACGCAGGGGACTGA
- a CDS encoding sensor histidine kinase, with product MGESEATSSAVVLQTLVENLPYGVLVEDESRTVVVANQALCEVLDIDQPPDELVGRDCARAARDAADTFADDEPFLSRLDDVLERREPVHGEALELDDGRIVERTYVPYELPDGEANLWLYRDVTDQRTRERELERKNERLEQFASVLSHDIRNPLSVATASIEMAAEEHDSEHLTVAAESLDRIDSLTSQLLTLARDGRRSEEMAPVPLSHVVDEAWRNVETAEATLVNDAEGRVEADWGRLAQFFENLLNNAIEHGGADVRVQVASTTDGFTVTDDGAGLDDAETDRLFETGYSTKEGGTGLGLSIVEDIATAHGWDIAVESPSDAGLSIEVTGVTYLA from the coding sequence ATGGGAGAGTCAGAGGCGACGTCCTCGGCGGTGGTCCTCCAGACGCTGGTCGAGAACCTGCCCTACGGCGTCCTCGTCGAGGACGAATCGCGCACCGTCGTGGTCGCCAACCAGGCCCTCTGTGAGGTCCTCGACATCGACCAGCCACCGGACGAACTCGTCGGCCGTGACTGCGCCCGGGCGGCCCGGGACGCCGCCGATACCTTCGCCGACGACGAGCCGTTCCTGTCCCGCCTCGACGACGTACTGGAGCGTCGCGAGCCGGTCCACGGCGAGGCGCTCGAACTCGACGACGGCCGCATCGTCGAGCGGACCTACGTCCCCTACGAACTCCCCGACGGCGAGGCGAACCTGTGGCTCTACCGCGACGTGACCGACCAGCGGACCCGCGAGCGCGAACTCGAACGCAAGAACGAGCGCCTCGAACAGTTCGCGTCGGTCCTCTCCCACGACATCCGGAACCCCCTGAGCGTCGCCACCGCGAGCATCGAGATGGCCGCGGAGGAGCACGACAGCGAGCACCTCACGGTGGCGGCAGAGAGCCTCGACCGGATCGACTCGCTGACGAGCCAGCTCCTCACGCTCGCGCGCGACGGTCGCCGCAGTGAGGAGATGGCCCCGGTCCCGCTTTCCCACGTGGTCGACGAGGCGTGGCGGAACGTCGAGACGGCGGAGGCGACACTCGTCAACGACGCCGAGGGTCGGGTCGAAGCGGACTGGGGTCGGCTCGCCCAGTTCTTCGAGAACCTGCTCAACAACGCCATCGAGCACGGGGGCGCCGACGTGAGGGTCCAGGTCGCGTCGACCACCGACGGCTTCACCGTCACCGACGACGGGGCCGGCCTCGACGACGCGGAGACAGACCGGCTGTTCGAGACCGGCTACTCGACGAAGGAGGGCGGGACGGGCCTCGGACTGAGCATCGTCGAGGACATCGCGACCGCGCATGGGTGGGACATCGCGGTCGAGTCACCGTCGGATGCGGGACTCTCTATCGAGGTGACCGGTGTGACCTATCTCGCGTGA
- the leuB gene encoding 3-isopropylmalate dehydrogenase codes for MSEHIAVIPGDGIGQEVVPAAVEVLDAVGNFEFEYGEAGDATKAETGEALPPETRELAARADATLFGAAGETAADVILPLRDIVDSFVNVRPARAYPGVDALRPETDLVFLRENTEGVYSGHEDRLSEDLSTLTRVVTSSASAQLAEYACEYVDERGLDGFHVAHKANVMRETDGRFRDTVVDVAEANDVETEEVLMDAFATHVCLDPTQFDVVVCPNLAGDVLSDLAAGLVGGLGLLPSANIGPENALFEPVHGTAPDIAGEGVANPGATVLSAAMLLEYLGYDEEGQRVRDAVEETLAEGPNTPDLGGDATTEEVTAAIVDRL; via the coding sequence ATGAGCGAACACATCGCCGTCATCCCCGGCGACGGTATCGGGCAGGAGGTCGTCCCGGCCGCCGTCGAGGTGCTGGACGCGGTCGGCAACTTCGAGTTCGAGTACGGTGAGGCAGGCGACGCGACGAAGGCAGAGACGGGCGAGGCACTCCCCCCGGAGACCAGAGAGCTCGCGGCGCGTGCCGACGCGACGCTGTTCGGCGCGGCCGGCGAGACCGCGGCCGACGTCATCCTCCCGCTGCGGGACATCGTGGACTCCTTCGTGAACGTGCGCCCGGCGCGTGCGTACCCGGGCGTGGACGCGCTGCGCCCCGAGACCGACCTCGTCTTCCTCCGCGAGAACACCGAGGGCGTCTACTCCGGCCACGAGGACCGCCTCTCCGAGGACCTCTCGACGCTGACCCGCGTCGTCACCTCGTCGGCGTCGGCCCAGCTCGCCGAGTACGCCTGCGAGTACGTCGACGAGCGCGGCCTCGACGGCTTCCACGTCGCCCACAAGGCGAACGTGATGCGCGAGACCGACGGGCGCTTCCGGGACACCGTCGTCGACGTGGCCGAGGCCAACGACGTCGAGACCGAGGAGGTCTTGATGGACGCCTTCGCGACCCACGTCTGTCTCGACCCGACGCAGTTCGACGTGGTCGTCTGCCCGAACCTCGCAGGCGACGTGCTCTCCGACCTCGCGGCCGGCCTCGTGGGCGGCCTCGGCCTGCTCCCGAGCGCGAACATCGGCCCGGAGAACGCCCTGTTCGAGCCGGTCCACGGGACCGCCCCCGACATCGCGGGCGAGGGCGTCGCCAACCCCGGCGCGACCGTCCTCTCGGCGGCGATGCTGCTGGAGTACCTCGGCTACGACGAGGAGGGCCAGCGCGTCCGCGACGCGGTCGAGGAGACCCTCGCGGAGGGTCCGAACACCCCCGACCTCGGCGGCGACGCGACCACCGAGGAGGTCACCGCGGCCATCGTCGACCGGCTCTGA
- a CDS encoding OsmC family protein yields the protein MSKEVRTISEEGFSATNEIRDFETTIDATGEDAPDTLESLLASYAACFVPALRVAAEQRQAGELGRVEIHTTGDLNEDDKLDAITFDVKVENEVGDKADAVVERAEALCKVHDALKESLHATVELEDGAF from the coding sequence ATGTCCAAGGAAGTCCGCACCATCTCCGAGGAGGGGTTCAGCGCCACGAACGAGATCCGCGATTTCGAGACGACCATCGACGCCACCGGTGAGGACGCGCCGGACACACTGGAGAGCCTGCTGGCCTCCTACGCGGCGTGTTTCGTCCCCGCGCTCCGCGTCGCCGCCGAGCAGCGACAGGCCGGCGAGCTCGGGCGCGTCGAGATCCACACCACGGGCGACCTCAACGAGGACGACAAACTCGACGCCATCACCTTCGACGTGAAGGTCGAGAACGAGGTCGGCGACAAGGCCGACGCCGTCGTCGAGCGCGCCGAGGCCCTCTGCAAGGTCCACGACGCGCTCAAGGAGAGCCTGCACGCGACGGTCGAACTCGAAGACGGCGCGTTCTGA
- a CDS encoding metal-dependent hydrolase: MQLTWYGHSTWLVTVGDTELLIDPFFENPKTSTDPEELDPDYLLLTHGHADHIGDVDRYEGTKLVATPEVVEYCRDEFGEYEAVGGMGMNLGGTVECGDAYITMHRADHTNGMDTSYGTSGGMPAGFIISDTKPTQVADEDSQTFYHAGDTSLMTEMRDVIGPHLQPDAAAVPIGDHFTMGPWQAAIAVDWLDVDYAFPMHYDTFPPIEQDPQDFVKEVKATGSDAEVVVLEGDESWELPGSPLD; the protein is encoded by the coding sequence ATGCAACTTACCTGGTACGGCCACTCGACGTGGCTCGTGACGGTCGGCGACACAGAGCTGCTCATCGACCCGTTCTTCGAGAACCCGAAGACGTCGACGGACCCCGAGGAGCTCGACCCCGACTACCTCCTGCTCACGCACGGCCACGCCGACCACATCGGCGACGTGGACCGCTACGAGGGGACGAAGCTGGTCGCCACGCCGGAGGTCGTCGAGTACTGCCGCGACGAGTTCGGCGAGTACGAGGCCGTCGGCGGCATGGGCATGAACCTCGGCGGCACCGTCGAGTGCGGTGACGCCTACATCACGATGCACCGTGCCGACCACACCAACGGGATGGACACCAGCTACGGCACCTCCGGCGGGATGCCGGCCGGGTTCATCATCTCCGACACCAAGCCCACGCAGGTCGCGGACGAGGACTCCCAGACCTTCTACCACGCGGGCGACACCTCGCTGATGACGGAGATGCGCGACGTCATCGGCCCGCACCTCCAGCCCGACGCCGCGGCCGTGCCCATCGGCGACCACTTCACCATGGGCCCGTGGCAGGCCGCCATCGCGGTCGACTGGCTCGACGTGGACTACGCGTTCCCGATGCACTACGACACGTTCCCGCCCATCGAGCAGGACCCGCAGGACTTCGTGAAGGAGGTCAAGGCGACCGGCAGCGACGCCGAGGTCGTCGTCCTCGAGGGCGACGAGTCCTGGGAACTGCCCGGGAGCCCGCTGGACTGA
- a CDS encoding DUF5799 family protein, with protein sequence MANWQDTIVGDRMTVDKEFTQEVLDSEFTNQEWDLIMSAIEFEIENPENPEQARIVANDEKLSAVIPELERISQQMQGMGGAPGGAGGGGGGGGGGGLFDSVKNALGMGGSDEKREAERSEAASRLATEYAETLQAHLESKGRWESVCARAAKSE encoded by the coding sequence ATGGCAAACTGGCAGGACACCATCGTAGGCGACCGGATGACCGTCGACAAGGAGTTCACGCAGGAGGTCCTCGACTCCGAGTTCACGAACCAGGAGTGGGACCTCATCATGAGCGCCATCGAGTTCGAGATCGAGAACCCGGAGAACCCGGAGCAGGCACGCATCGTCGCCAACGACGAGAAGCTCTCGGCCGTCATCCCCGAGTTAGAGCGCATCTCCCAGCAGATGCAGGGCATGGGTGGCGCACCCGGCGGTGCTGGTGGTGGTGGCGGCGGCGGCGGTGGTGGTGGCCTGTTCGACTCCGTGAAGAACGCCCTCGGGATGGGTGGCAGCGACGAGAAACGCGAGGCGGAACGGTCCGAGGCGGCGAGCAGGCTGGCGACAGAGTACGCCGAGACCCTGCAGGCACACCTCGAGTCCAAGGGGCGCTGGGAGTCCGTCTGCGCCCGCGCCGCGAAGTCCGAGTAG
- a CDS encoding class I SAM-dependent methyltransferase, with protein MDEVSRTESVYEGESDAFVEKYQTESVADLYGERFFDALSGPCVLDVGCGPGADTAVFSDRGLDVVGFDRTGSFLQAAREAVPEGRYVRGDMRDLPFASGHFDGLWASASLLHVPREAVPATIREFRRVLADDGVALVTLKRGTESGYAEDGRYFERYTVEEVRTLFAENGFDAVAVEAKPDWLQVLAGETGAAPGSDAR; from the coding sequence ATGGACGAGGTCTCCCGCACCGAATCCGTCTACGAAGGCGAGAGCGACGCGTTCGTCGAGAAGTACCAGACCGAATCCGTCGCCGACCTGTACGGCGAGCGGTTCTTCGACGCCCTCTCCGGACCGTGCGTGCTGGACGTGGGCTGTGGCCCCGGTGCCGACACCGCGGTCTTCTCGGACCGCGGCCTCGACGTGGTCGGGTTCGACCGCACGGGGTCCTTCCTGCAGGCGGCCCGCGAGGCCGTGCCCGAGGGTCGGTACGTCCGCGGCGATATGCGCGACCTGCCGTTCGCGTCGGGACACTTCGACGGGCTCTGGGCGTCTGCCTCCCTCCTGCACGTCCCCCGCGAGGCCGTCCCGGCGACCATCCGCGAGTTCCGCCGCGTCCTCGCCGACGACGGCGTGGCGCTGGTGACGCTCAAGCGCGGCACCGAGAGCGGCTACGCCGAGGACGGGCGCTACTTCGAGCGCTACACCGTCGAAGAAGTCCGGACCCTGTTCGCCGAGAACGGCTTCGACGCGGTCGCGGTCGAGGCCAAGCCGGACTGGCTGCAGGTGCTCGCCGGCGAGACGGGCGCGGCCCCGGGGTCGGACGCCCGGTGA
- a CDS encoding SRPBCC family protein, translating to MLLAETTRIHASPGDVYRFFERMDANYERWHPDHVEFRWVDGDGLEPGTEAYFEERIAGKTQQKTVRFVEVDPDRYIEFKPTSLLVGLLMPSISFTFDPQEDGCEVTQRIKVRTGPIGARLNRREFDAVRTHMREEGENLKAILESDSVDTS from the coding sequence ATGTTGTTGGCGGAAACGACGAGGATTCACGCGTCCCCGGGCGACGTCTACCGATTCTTCGAACGGATGGACGCGAACTACGAGCGGTGGCATCCCGACCACGTCGAGTTCAGGTGGGTCGATGGCGACGGGCTGGAACCGGGAACGGAAGCGTACTTCGAGGAGCGCATCGCCGGGAAGACCCAGCAGAAAACCGTGCGATTCGTCGAGGTCGACCCGGACCGATACATCGAGTTCAAGCCGACCTCGCTGCTCGTCGGGCTCCTCATGCCGTCGATCAGTTTCACCTTCGACCCGCAGGAGGACGGCTGTGAAGTCACGCAACGAATCAAGGTCCGGACCGGGCCGATCGGTGCGCGCCTCAACCGGCGCGAGTTCGACGCCGTCAGGACGCACATGAGAGAGGAGGGGGAGAACCTGAAGGCGATACTCGAGTCCGACAGCGTCGACACATCCTGA
- a CDS encoding acyl-CoA thioesterase/bile acid-CoA:amino acid N-acyltransferase family protein, producing MTEKPPQHDPSTDAASDQQALAIHAPETSHTDEQISIRLTGLIPGESVEFIASLTDDDGVEWYSELTLRADAEGAVDLSQQAPETGSYDGCEPMGWLWAMDNDADEAYPALGATPTVEVELRATTDTGEATRSTTRVLYDPGITSRPVDREDVVGTLFEPPGDGPHPAILDLHGSAGRLGTRRAKLLADQGYATLAIDYFGEGDPIPGEHRNVPLEYFDSARDWLREQPGIDAERVGAFGVSRGAELALLLGSRRDWVGVVVSYAGSALAWDTPCGEPAWTDGGDPVPHIVAEPTPGASIEQGLDDGEIERAVSRVENTDGPILLLSGGDDEVWQSRYLAELAIDRLDRHDFAHPYEHLTYDGVGHYIGTPYQPLSGVGPAEVAKATARASEDSWPRVLEFLEKGLGSARGTRDG from the coding sequence ATGACGGAGAAACCGCCACAGCACGACCCGAGCACCGACGCCGCAAGTGACCAGCAAGCCCTCGCCATCCACGCCCCCGAGACCAGCCATACCGACGAGCAGATCTCCATCCGACTGACCGGCCTCATCCCCGGCGAGTCAGTCGAGTTCATCGCCTCCCTGACCGACGACGACGGCGTGGAATGGTACTCGGAACTGACCCTCCGGGCCGACGCCGAGGGTGCGGTCGACCTGTCCCAGCAGGCCCCCGAGACCGGCAGCTACGACGGCTGCGAGCCCATGGGCTGGCTCTGGGCGATGGACAACGACGCGGACGAGGCCTACCCCGCACTCGGTGCAACCCCGACCGTCGAGGTCGAGTTGCGAGCGACGACCGACACCGGGGAAGCGACCCGGTCCACCACCCGCGTCCTCTACGACCCCGGCATCACCAGCCGGCCCGTCGACCGCGAGGACGTCGTCGGCACGCTGTTCGAGCCGCCGGGAGACGGTCCACACCCCGCGATTCTGGACCTCCACGGCTCGGCCGGCCGCCTCGGCACCCGCCGGGCGAAACTCCTCGCCGACCAGGGTTACGCCACGCTCGCCATCGACTACTTCGGCGAGGGCGACCCCATCCCCGGCGAACACCGGAACGTCCCACTGGAGTACTTCGATTCGGCCCGGGACTGGCTCCGCGAGCAACCGGGAATCGACGCCGAGCGCGTCGGGGCCTTCGGCGTCTCCCGCGGTGCCGAACTCGCCCTCCTGCTCGGGTCCCGCCGCGACTGGGTCGGCGTCGTCGTCTCCTACGCCGGGAGCGCCCTCGCGTGGGACACGCCCTGTGGCGAACCGGCGTGGACCGACGGCGGCGACCCAGTCCCTCACATCGTCGCGGAACCGACGCCCGGCGCGAGCATCGAGCAGGGCCTCGACGACGGTGAAATCGAGCGCGCCGTCTCGCGGGTCGAGAACACGGACGGGCCGATACTCCTGCTCTCCGGTGGCGACGACGAGGTCTGGCAGTCGCGCTACCTCGCCGAGCTGGCCATCGACCGCCTCGACCGCCACGACTTCGCACACCCTTACGAGCACCTGACCTACGACGGCGTCGGCCATTACATCGGGACCCCCTATCAGCCACTCTCGGGTGTTGGTCCTGCCGAGGTCGCGAAGGCCACGGCTCGCGCCAGCGAGGATTCGTGGCCGCGGGTGCTGGAGTTCCTCGAGAAGGGGCTCGGCTCTGCCCGAGGCACTCGCGATGGGTGA
- a CDS encoding RNA-guided endonuclease InsQ/TnpB family protein, producing MEVSRTIPVKLDVPDERCVDLHRTISQFTHACNYTVQHGRNDEGLLILNKSTIHDEVYHDLRDETDLPANLCVRAYSKAVEAMKSTVADWKKGNSRPLPRFTELSAVYDKRTVTIKDRSATLSTINGRVAVDYVLGDYQKSYLDDEDYEKRMGTLHYREDEDAFYLHIVIKKEVEERDGDTVLGVDLNLKNVAVTSTGSFYDGGTLLWGQNHYFRVRRSLQHKGTRSAKQVLRRLSGRENRFVLNRLHTISRRIVEEADAHDCSYIAVEQLTHIRERMDNRNDRVKRQMHNWAFRELQEMLAYKAAEYGIRVEQIPPAFTSQTCSKCGQQSSTNRDSKTGWFECNDCGYSIDGDYNASKNIGLKLVTVPEGKSPSGLGDGHLALKSGTLNGNGEYTAYSDSEADRKSTDKPTTSVVGR from the coding sequence ATGGAGGTTTCACGTACCATCCCCGTCAAACTAGATGTCCCCGACGAGCGGTGCGTCGACCTCCATCGAACCATCTCGCAGTTCACCCACGCCTGCAATTACACTGTCCAGCACGGCAGGAACGACGAGGGCTTGCTCATCCTCAACAAGTCCACCATCCACGACGAAGTGTACCACGACCTGCGAGACGAGACAGACCTGCCTGCAAACCTCTGCGTTCGAGCGTACTCGAAAGCCGTCGAAGCCATGAAAAGCACCGTCGCAGACTGGAAGAAAGGTAACAGCCGACCACTCCCACGATTCACCGAACTATCCGCCGTCTACGACAAGCGAACGGTGACAATCAAGGATCGGTCGGCCACCCTCTCGACCATCAACGGACGAGTCGCCGTGGACTACGTTCTCGGTGACTACCAGAAGTCGTATCTGGATGATGAGGACTACGAAAAACGGATGGGGACGCTCCACTACCGCGAGGATGAGGACGCGTTCTACCTCCACATCGTCATCAAGAAAGAGGTCGAAGAACGGGACGGCGATACGGTACTGGGGGTGGATCTGAACCTGAAGAACGTCGCCGTGACCAGTACGGGGTCGTTCTACGACGGTGGCACCCTACTGTGGGGACAGAATCACTACTTCCGCGTGCGTCGAAGCCTTCAGCACAAAGGCACTCGCTCCGCCAAGCAGGTACTCCGGCGACTGTCGGGGCGAGAAAACCGCTTCGTGCTGAATCGCCTGCACACGATTTCTCGACGTATCGTCGAAGAAGCCGACGCCCACGATTGTTCGTACATCGCTGTCGAACAACTGACCCACATCCGCGAGCGGATGGATAATCGGAACGACCGAGTGAAGCGGCAGATGCACAACTGGGCGTTCCGCGAACTCCAGGAGATGCTCGCGTACAAGGCCGCAGAGTATGGTATCCGTGTTGAACAGATACCGCCCGCGTTTACGAGTCAGACCTGCTCGAAGTGCGGGCAGCAGTCCAGCACGAACCGCGACAGCAAGACTGGGTGGTTCGAGTGTAACGACTGTGGGTACTCGATTGATGGCGACTACAACGCCTCGAAGAACATCGGTCTCAAGTTGGTAACTGTACCAGAGGGCAAAAGCCCCTCTGGGTTGGGCGACGGTCATCTCGCCCTGAAGTCCGGGACGCTGAACGGGAACGGCGAGTACACCGCCTACTCCGATTCGGAGGCAGACCGGAAGTCCACGGACAAGCCCACGACTTCAGTCGTGGGTCGATGA
- a CDS encoding ArsR/SmtB family transcription factor, with protein sequence MLWWLIGGARGGRNRLRIVYALDQRPMNTNQLSKALDLDYKTVQHHLELLTENNVLMTMGDDYGKTYFLTDQMEANMDVLDEIADQADLGDVDV encoded by the coding sequence GTGCTCTGGTGGCTCATCGGCGGTGCGCGCGGGGGGCGGAACCGCCTGCGCATCGTCTACGCACTCGACCAGAGACCGATGAACACCAACCAGCTCTCGAAGGCGCTCGACCTCGACTACAAGACGGTCCAGCACCACCTCGAGCTACTGACCGAGAACAACGTACTGATGACCATGGGCGACGACTACGGCAAGACCTACTTTCTGACCGACCAGATGGAAGCGAACATGGACGTCCTCGACGAGATCGCCGACCAGGCGGACCTGGGTGATGTGGATGTCTGA
- a CDS encoding class I SAM-dependent methyltransferase, whose product MTATDQTHPDTIDWNRYWTDADDEARESATPSAHHMRELLADFVAAKGVPDTVADVGCGPGVLTFDLAERHPETTVLGYDAAESILAENRTRAREEQLENARFEQAVLPDFDPDTGFDLVVCYGTLCYVPESEQALQALYDAVAPGGHLVLGYMNSRAAAHHRRLQAADPDDLDHEFDPDAHRERFGLVMREESTLSYRQIHDALGTWPRSFWEVTEKPEQRWAWDHVPSVWLPK is encoded by the coding sequence ATGACAGCGACAGACCAGACCCACCCCGACACCATCGACTGGAACCGGTACTGGACCGACGCCGACGACGAGGCCCGCGAGAGTGCGACCCCGAGCGCCCACCACATGCGCGAGCTACTGGCCGACTTCGTCGCCGCGAAGGGCGTCCCCGACACGGTCGCCGACGTGGGCTGTGGCCCCGGCGTCCTCACCTTCGACCTCGCGGAGCGCCACCCCGAGACGACCGTCCTCGGCTACGACGCCGCCGAGTCGATACTGGCCGAGAACCGGACTCGCGCCCGCGAGGAGCAACTCGAGAACGCGCGATTCGAGCAGGCCGTCCTCCCCGACTTCGACCCCGACACCGGGTTCGACCTCGTGGTCTGCTACGGGACGCTCTGTTACGTCCCAGAGTCCGAACAGGCACTCCAGGCCCTCTACGACGCGGTCGCGCCCGGCGGCCACCTCGTGCTGGGCTACATGAACAGCCGCGCCGCGGCCCACCATCGCCGGCTGCAGGCGGCCGACCCCGACGACCTGGACCACGAGTTCGACCCCGACGCTCACCGCGAGCGCTTCGGCCTCGTCATGCGCGAGGAGAGCACGCTCTCCTACCGGCAGATTCACGACGCCCTCGGCACCTGGCCGCGCAGTTTCTGGGAGGTCACGGAGAAGCCCGAGCAGCGCTGGGCGTGGGACCACGTGCCCTCGGTCTGGCTGCCGAAGTGA
- a CDS encoding DUF7835 family putative zinc beta-ribbon protein has translation MATTDDSFNGLTERCDCCGTETLHKVSVQIITESSKQENAQFSREPYRVKECQTCGERSSQRMNNA, from the coding sequence ATGGCAACGACTGACGACTCATTCAATGGGCTGACCGAACGCTGCGACTGCTGTGGCACGGAGACGCTGCACAAGGTCTCCGTCCAGATCATCACCGAGAGTTCCAAGCAGGAGAACGCGCAGTTCTCCCGGGAGCCGTACCGCGTCAAGGAGTGCCAGACCTGCGGCGAGCGCTCCAGCCAGCGGATGAACAACGCCTGA
- a CDS encoding ubiquinol-cytochrome c reductase iron-sulfur subunit, protein MDEDKYPPETDRRRFVKGVVGGSSMAAITTAGAAAVNTSTTDVGKGGGSVTYRAIRNTAGPAPRGLPQIPLETDDEGYIKGVWPEAETRTLEDGTEITVAETDIAGVTYSSRWFQYCGVQTYRNIRPDADHDNYIRYDPATTYGWQRESVEGGAKVHPEDFEPYEDWTNDIGDPGYGKPATCNWRSQADSVPSEETLPVQVIRSPRIEAAAEEDEWLAASTVKGCIAYLNKCTHFCCIPGFKDSGDAPKFGAANKSYCGCHQSVYDPFEVVEKTYIALPRPDE, encoded by the coding sequence ATGGACGAAGACAAGTACCCTCCCGAGACCGATAGACGACGGTTCGTCAAGGGCGTCGTCGGTGGCTCCTCGATGGCCGCCATCACGACGGCCGGCGCGGCCGCGGTGAACACCAGCACGACCGACGTGGGCAAGGGCGGCGGGTCCGTGACCTACCGTGCCATCCGGAACACCGCCGGGCCTGCCCCCCGCGGCCTCCCCCAGATACCCCTCGAGACGGACGACGAGGGCTACATCAAGGGCGTCTGGCCCGAGGCCGAGACCAGAACGCTCGAGGACGGCACCGAGATAACGGTCGCCGAGACGGACATCGCCGGTGTCACCTACTCCTCGCGGTGGTTCCAGTACTGCGGTGTCCAGACGTACCGCAACATCCGGCCGGACGCCGACCACGACAACTACATCCGGTACGACCCCGCGACGACCTACGGCTGGCAGCGCGAATCCGTCGAGGGCGGCGCGAAGGTCCACCCCGAGGACTTCGAACCCTACGAGGACTGGACGAACGACATCGGCGACCCCGGCTACGGGAAGCCCGCGACCTGCAACTGGCGCTCGCAGGCGGACTCGGTCCCCTCCGAGGAGACGCTCCCCGTCCAGGTCATCCGGAGTCCGCGCATCGAGGCGGCCGCCGAGGAGGACGAGTGGCTGGCGGCCTCGACCGTGAAGGGCTGTATCGCCTACCTGAACAAGTGTACCCACTTCTGTTGCATCCCCGGGTTCAAGGACAGCGGCGACGCGCCGAAGTTCGGTGCCGCGAACAAGAGCTACTGTGGCTGCCACCAGTCGGTGTACGATCCCTTCGAGGTCGTCGAGAAGACGTACATCGCGTTACCGCGGCCGGACGAGTGA